A single window of Nicotiana sylvestris chromosome 3, ASM39365v2, whole genome shotgun sequence DNA harbors:
- the LOC138888694 gene encoding uncharacterized protein, with protein sequence MPIGGKRGRRQCVEDALLQLQVTVKRASKTVYHVIHSARANATHNYGFDPDRLLVVEAFVGKGLFKKRVSYHSKGKCGIKVRPECKLTVVVREITPEEEAEIAKLRVHNIKKMTKRERRLVPHKLIETTPIWDRKGRAKSNGPGAAAA encoded by the exons atgcctatag ggggaaaaagggggcgtcgacaatgTGTTGAAGATGCATTACTGCAGTTGCAAGTGACTGTAAAACGAGCTTCCAAAACTGTCTATCAT GTTATACATTCAGCTCGGGCAAATGCAACCCACAATTATGGATTTGATCCAGATCGTCTTCTTGTTG TTGAAGCTTTTGTTGGGAAAGGACTTTTCAAAAAAAGGGTGTCCTACCATTCTAAAGGAAAGTGTGGAATAAAAGTGAGGCCAGAATGTAAACTGACCGTTGTAGTTAGAGAGATAACTCCTGAGGAGGAGGCCGAGATAGCTAAGTTGAGAGTACACAATATCAAGAAGATGACCAAACGCGAAAGGCGTCTAGTTCCTCATAAGCTCATTGAGACTACTCCAATATGGGACCGCAAAGGCAGAGCTAAGAGCAATGGACCAGGTGCTGCTGCTGCTTGA